TCACGGCGCGCGCGCCCATGGGCGTGGCGATGGCGTACGGCGAGATGGCGTTGACCCTCACCCCGCGCGCCGCCAGCTCCGCGGCCGCGGACCGCACCATGCCGACGACGGCCGTCTTGGAGACGCTGTACGCGTGGGGGGCCGACCCGGCCAGCGCGCCGGACGTGCTGGACGTGCAGAGGATGCAGCCCTGGCCGTGCGGGGCCATGGCGCGCGCCGCGTGCTTGATGCCGGCGGCCACGCCGCGGAGGTTGACGGCCAAGACGCGGTCGAAGTCGGCCATGTCCATCGACTCGATCGGGGCGGCCACGTAGCGGCCGCCCAAGGTCCCGGCGTTGTTGAACATGACGTCGAGCCGGCCGTGCCGcgcgacggcgaggtcgacggcggccgCCACCTGCGCCTCGTCGGTCACGTCGCAGCGGGTGTAGCAGGCCGTGTCCGGGCCGCCGAGCTCGGCCGCCGCGGCGCGGCCCAGGTCGTCCTGGACGTCGGCGAGGACGACCCTGGCGCCGCTCCGGACGAACTCCGCCGCGGTCACCCTGCCGATGCCGCTCGCCGCGCCGGTGATGACGGCCACCTTCCCGGCCAGCCTCCGGGAGTCGGACGACGACCCAGAGAGGAAGCGAGACGAGCTTCCCGCCCTTCCTCCCGCTCCGCTCCTCGCCGCGCTGCACTCTCAGGAAAACAGAAGAGGTGAGCGACGCAGCTTCAGAACATCAACATGGCGGGTTCGCCATTCTTGATGGCATCGTGTGCGTACCTGAGGACGGCGCGCATTGCTCGGAACATCATCTTCGCTCGACACCAGCAGGCCAGCAAACCCAAATGTAACCAAGGCTGGGAATATCTTTAT
The window above is part of the Triticum aestivum cultivar Chinese Spring chromosome 2A, IWGSC CS RefSeq v2.1, whole genome shotgun sequence genome. Proteins encoded here:
- the LOC123187598 gene encoding momilactone A synthase-like, with the protein product MMFRAMRAVLSAARSGAGGRAGSSSRFLSGSSSDSRRLAGKVAVITGAASGIGRVTAAEFVRSGARVVLADVQDDLGRAAAAELGGPDTACYTRCDVTDEAQVAAAVDLAVARHGRLDVMFNNAGTLGGRYVAAPIESMDMADFDRVLAVNLRGVAAGIKHAARAMAPHGQGCILCTSSTSGALAGSAPHAYSVSKTAVVGMVRSAAAELAARGVRVNAISPYAIATPMGARAVREMLGLPPGGASEDEEEVLRRVFEEDFNEMGGGVVLGAEDIARAAVFLASDDARCITGHNLMVDGGFSVAKPLNVPAS